A window from Drosophila willistoni isolate 14030-0811.24 chromosome XR unlocalized genomic scaffold, UCI_dwil_1.1 Seg143, whole genome shotgun sequence encodes these proteins:
- the LOC6646297 gene encoding cyclin-dependent kinase 8 — protein sequence MDYDFKMKTQMERTKVEDLFNYEGCKVGRGTYGHVYKAKWKETSDGKEYALKQIDGTGLSMSACREIALLRELKHQNVITLIRVFLSHNDRKVFLLIDYAEHDLWHIIKFHRAAKATKKQVVVPRGMVKSLLYQILDGIHYLHSNWVLHRDLKPANILVMGDGNERGRVKIADMGFARLFNAPLKPLADLDPVVVTFWYRAPELLLGARHYTKAIDIWAIGCIFAELLTSEPIFHCRQEDIKTSNPYHHDQLDRIFNVMGFPQDKDWEDIKKMPEHHTLTKDFKRSTYSTCSLAKYMERHKIKPDSKAFHLLQKLLLMDPNKRITSEQAMQDQYFQEEPLPTQDVFAGCPIPYPKREFLTDDDQEDKSDNKRQQQQQQQQQQQQQQQQQQQQQQQQQQQQQQQQMNPNEPNAKRVRLSGAGNQQDFHHQQQQQQQQQQQQQQQQQQMMFNQQQNFQQRFN from the exons ATGGATTAcgattttaaaatgaaaacacaaatgGAGCGAACCAAGGTGGAGGACCTATTTAACTATGAAGGTTGCAAAGTGGGACGAGGCACCTACGGACATGTGTACAAAGCAAAGTGGAAGGAGACAAG CGATGGCAAGGAATATGCTCTTAAACAGATCGATGGCACTGGCCTCTCCATGTCCGCATGCCGTGAAATCGCTCTACTCAGGGAGCTGAAGCATCAGAATGTCATTACGCTGATTCGCGTCTTTCTCTCGCACAACGATCGCAAAGTGTTCCTGCTTATAGATTATGCAGAGCATGATCTGTGGCATATTATCAAGTTCCATCGGGCAGCTAAGGCCACCAAGAAACAGGTGGTGGTGCCGCGGGGAATGGTTAAGAGTCTATTGTATCAGATACTTGATGGCATTCATTATTTGCACAGCAATTGGGTATTACATCGTGATTTAAAGCCGGCCAATATTTTGGTAATGGGCGATGGTAATGAAAGGGGGCGTGTCAAAATTGCTGATATGGGTTTCGCTCGTCTGTTTAATGCACCATTAAAACCGCTGGCCGATCTGGATCCAGTGGTGGTTACGTTTTGGTATCGTGCACCAGAATTGCTGCTGGGGGCGCGACATTACACAAAAGCCATTGATATATGGGCAATTGGTTGCATTTTTGCCGAACTACTAACATCAGAGCCAATATTCCATTGCCGGCAGGAGGACATTAAGACTAGCAATCCGTATCATCATGATCAGCTGGATCGTATATTCAATGTGATGGGCTTTCCACAGGACAAAGATTGGGAGGACATCAAGAAAATGCCGGAACATCACACACTCACCAAGGACTTTAAGCGTTCTACCTATTCGACTTGTTCGCTGGCCAAATATATGGAACGTCATAAGATTAAACCCGACAGCAAAGCATTCCATTTACTTCAAAAACTATTGCTAATGGATCCCAATAAACGCATAACCTCCGAGCAAGCCATGCAGGATCAATACTTTCAGGAAGAGCCACTGCCGACCCAGGATGTGTTTGCCGGTTGTCCTATACCTTATCCGAAGCGTGAATTTCTTACCGATGATGATCAGGAAGATAAGTCGGATAATAAAcgtcaacagcagcagcaacagcagcaacaacaacagcagcagcaacagcagcaacaacaacagcagcaacaacagcaacagcagcagcaacaacaacaaatgaatcCAAACGAACCAAATGCCAAACGTGTTCGTCTCTCCGGTGCAGGCAATCAACAGGATTTCCATCACCAGCAACAG cagcaacaacaacaacagcagcaacaacaacagcagcagcaacaaatgaTGTTCAATCAGCAACAAAATTTCCAGCAACGTTTCAACTAA
- the LOC6646298 gene encoding cysteine and histidine-rich protein 1 homolog, whose amino-acid sequence MPTVESSDSDVQQNPSSTLPLLGDNQVTMQASTSSSSNNSSSAGNSSMSSSVGGGVVGVPLDTQNSGEPPAKRQLLDPNSASSSSGGGAAAASGTNEKLAYRISTALCCAVCLDLPKTAMYQCQMGHLMCAACFTHLLADGRLRDQIATCPNCRVEISKSTASRNLAVEKAASELPSECQYCNNEFPYKSLERHEQHECQERPTKCRYHRIGCQWRGPYHETTEHERNCLHPQKSGRDVMAALVAHDDMFKEEMKMFHTLIDLLSYEKIIFNDLQMKPYRTDEYVHKLFYETARFSAFNQQWVVKARINNSQRDPHQSNERTITYQLILKTKTSTPMSIHFFALKGPFSDMKVNTQIYKHDFTEASTESDYYVLPLPNGTDGNGSSECNRMLANKGINFRLLMFLLNK is encoded by the exons ATGCCAACTGTGGAATCATCCGATTCGGACGTACAACAAAATCCGTCATCGACACTACCGCTCCTGGGGGATAATCAGGTGACCATGCAGGCATCCACCTCATCCTCATCGAATAATAGCTCATCGGCTGGTAACAGCAGTATGTCGTCATCggttggtggtggtgtggTGGGCGTGCCGCTAGATACTCAAAACAGTGGCGAACCGCCTGCAAAAAGACAATTGCTAGATCCAAATAGTGCCTCCAGTTCATCTGGTGGCGGTGCTGCGGCAGCTTCTGGAACCAATGAAAAGTTAGCCTATCGCATTTCAACAGCATTATGCTGTGCCGTATGCTTGGATCTGCCAAAAACGGCGATGTACCAG TGCCAAATGGGACATCTAATGTGCGCTGCCTGTTTTACCCATCTCCTGGCGGATGGACG ACTACGTGATCAGATAGCAACCTGTCCCAACTGTCGTGTGGAAATATCGAAAAGCACCGCTTCCCGTAATCTGGCTGTAGAAAAGGCTGCCTCTGAGCTGCCTAGTGAATGTCAG TATTGCAACAATGAATTTCCCTACAAATCTCTGGAGCGCCATGAACAACATGAGTGTCAGGAACGTCCGACAAAGTGTAGATATCATCGCATTGGTTGTCAATGGCGTGGACCGTACCATGAGA CTACTGAACATGAACGCAATTGTTTGCACCCACAAAAATCTGGACGTGATGTAATGGCCGCCTTAGTTGCGCACGACGACATGTTCAAGGAGGAGATGAAAATGTTCCATACCCTGATCGACTTGTTAAGCTATGAGAAGATAATATTCAATG ATCTTCAAATGAAGCCTTATCGCACAGATGAATATGTGCACAAATTGTTCTATGAGACGGCCCGCTTCTCGGCATTCAATCAACAATGGGTTGTTAAGGCCCGCATTAATAACAGCCAACGCGATCCCCATCAATCCAATGAGCGAACAATCACATATCAATTGATATTGAAAACGAAAACTAGTACACCCATGAGCATACATTTCTTTGCTCTGAAAGGTCCATTCTCAGATATGAAAGTGAATACTCAAATATACAAGCATGATTTTACAGAAGCG AGCACTGAAAGTGATTATTATGTCTTACCCCTGCCAAATGGCACAGACGGTAATGGCTCGAGTGAATGCAATCGTATGTTGGCCAACAAGGGCATCAACTTTCG tTTGCTCATGTTTTTGCTGAACAAGtga
- the LOC6646363 gene encoding sphingosine kinase 2, whose amino-acid sequence MNQSHEKNSSSDGTSSMGSTPIATITATPTPTSNAVVVATGTADGDGESNHRHDVSDTFYTSQRKKGSSHVFRVRLDTTGFTLQRESPTGTTIKEQTVKICDIVGARCMRLKKTRRLAMANACACSSGNPNSPANSATSRSNNRNNGATPSKCSTASKEEYACDGDVSAYLYVFAYVLKKKSLRSELHRERTVLTLRFRSFDSFEDNMREADRWYRALRWQLHQTLEDIFVDRTNEERRRRVLVLLNPKSGSGNGREVFNMHVSPVLNEAEVPYDLYVTKHSNFASELMSTRRLDAWCCVVAVGGDGLFHEIVNGLMQREDWEQVLPNIALGIIPCGSGNGLARSIAHGYNEPYFSKPVLGAALTVISGRSSPMDVVRVQLKERSVYSFLSIGWGFISDVDIESERLRMFGYQRFTIWTLYRLANLRTYNGRVSYLPSHQTGQGVGGLEGMQEPTLRMLQSSRSYNTTLNKQQLLNVPASFHHSVECLPSEFADVISLETSINQSFRSRCDSWLSGGSRRSYYYSISESIYHSLADESDLAEQSQIYAASSYLENRPQNFGPPSSLPDLDQPLSPEDGWQVEEGEFIMMHAVYQTHLGIDCHFAPKAQMNDGTIHLILIRGGISRPHLLSFLYNMSSGTHLPEVNNQYVKVLPVRAFRLEPHDNHGIITIDGERVEFGPLQAEVLPGIARVMVPK is encoded by the exons ATGAACCAATCTCATGAGAagaacagcagcagcgacgGCACAAGTTCCATGGGCTCGACGCCAATCGCCACAATCACTGCCACTCCCACACCTACTTCCaatgctgttgttgtggccACGGGCACGGCCGATGGCGATGGTGAGAGTAATCATCGTCACGATGTCAGCGACACTTTCTACACTAGTCAACGGAAAAAGGGCAGCAGCCACGTATTCCGTGTGCGTCTAGACACCACTGGATTCACACTGCAGCGGGAGTCACCCACTGGCACCACCATCAAAGAGCAAACCGTGAAAATATGCGATATTGTTGGAGCCAGATGCATGCGGCTAAAGAAGACCCGTCGCCTGGCCATGGCCAATGCCTGTGCCTGCAGCAGCGGAAATCCCAATTCGCCGGCAAATTCGGCAACCAGCCGAAGCAACAATCGTAACAATGGGGCCACACCAAGCAAGTGCAGCACAGCCAGCAAGGAGGAATACGCCTGCGATGGCGATGTCAGTGCATATCTCTATGTCTTTGCCTACGTcctgaaaaagaaaagtttgcGTAGCGAGCTTCATAGAGAGCGCACGGTATTGACTCTGCGTTTTCGTTCCTTTGACTCCTTCGAGGATAATATGCGGGAGGCGGATCGCTGGTATCGCGCATTGCGCTGGCAACTGCATCAAACGCTTGAGGATATTTTTGTGGACCGCACCAATGAAGAGCGTCGTCGTCGTGTTTTAGTGCTGCTTAATCCCAAATCCGGGTCGGGCAATGGCCGTGAAGTCTTTAATATGCATGTCTCTCCAGTGTTAAATGAGGCTGAAGTGCCTTACGATCTGTATGTAACGAAACATTCCAATTTTGCCAGTGAACTGATGAGTACACGTCGCCTGGATGCATGGTGCTGTGTGGTGGCTGTCGGAGGTGATGGACTCTTCCATGAGATTGTCAATGGTCTGATGCAGCGTGAAGATTGGGAGCAAGTGTTGCCCAATATAGCTTTGGGCATTATCCCCTGCGGTTCTGGCAATGGTCTAGCACGCTCCATAGCCCATGGATACAA CGAACCCTATTTTAGTAAGCCAGTTTTGGGTGCTGCTTTGACTGTCATCAGTGGCCGCAGTTCACCCATGGATGTGGTACGTGTTCAGCTTAAGGAGCGCTCCGTTTACTCCTTTCTCTCCATTGGCTGGGGCTTCATCTCAGATGTGGACATTGAGAGCGAACGCCTACGCATGTTTGGCTATCAACGCTTTACCATTTGGACGCTTTATCGTCTGGCAAATCTGCGAACTTATAATGGCCGAGTTAGCTATTTGCCGAGCCATCAAACGGGCCAGGGAGTCGGGGGTCTGGAAGGAATGCAGGAGCCAACACTTAGGATGTTGCAATCCAGTCGAAGCTATAATACCACCCTCAATAAGCAACAGTTGTTAAATGTGCCAGCAAGCTTTCATCATTCCGTTGAATGTTTGCCATCAGAGTTTGCCGATGTCATTTCGCTGGAGACCTCCATCAATCAATCCTTTCGTTCACGCTGCGATAGTTGGCTGTCGGGGGGATCGCGACGTAGTTACTACTATTCCATATCAGAGAGCATCTATCATAGTTTAGCCGATGAAAGTGATTTGGCCGAACAGTCACAGATTTATGCGGCATCATCCTACTTGGAAAATCGTCCGCAGAATTTCGGCCCTCCCAGCAGTTTACCGGATCTGGATCAACCGCTGTCCCCAGAAGATGGTTGGCAGGTCGAGGAAGGTGAATTCATAATGATGCATGCTGTCTATCAAACGCATCTGGGTATCGATTGCCATTTTGCACCCAAGGCCCAAATGAACGATGGCACCATTCATCTTATTCTTATACGCGGTGGCATAAGTCGTCCCCATTTATTGAGCTTTCTCTACAACATGAGCTCCGGCACACATTTGCCTGAGGTGAATAATCAGTATGTCAAGGTTTTGCCCGTAAGAGCCTTTCGTTTGGAACCCCACGATAATCATGGCATCATCACTATCGATGGTGAGCGCGTTGAATTTGGCCCGCTACAGGCGGAAGTGTTGCCGGGCATAGCCCGAGTCATGGTGCCCAAGTAG
- the LOC6646304 gene encoding putative glycerol kinase 5, with protein MSPPETDTTTIRTNTEATAYIAALDVGTTSVRCFILDEKCAVKGSSTDAVELLNPQPGFFEIEPECLWRKVVKVIKEAIRDAKLLPSEITCLTISTQRCTFLTWNHKTNEYYHNFITWKDLRADDLVEQWNSGCMKRTMNGFFYGLYLATRNSRFLAGSMLKLMNGQVTPRLLYEIAHNRRLQQAIRENTVRLELLDSWLLYKLRSGGHAAQQTENIEHITDITSSTATGLFDPFTLSWSNMISWMFGIDLNILPRVVDNGYNGFGHVNPIAFGQDWAHTRIPIASSCSDQTAAIWGSHCFRSNDVKVTMGTGAFLNLVTGSQCHASISGMYPLVAWQLNDKHKFNQQNAIYCIEGASHDFGTVITWAQSCELFSHPKETSAIAKSVADTNDVYFIPAFSGLGPPVNDYRAASGFIGMTPSTTKAHLVRALLESIVFRVVQLIDAAEKETNQKLHLIKVDGGVSRNDFVCQFLADLSQLKVERAQNAESSIMGATFMAGINHGIWHDFDDLKRFRQVECVFQPQSKHYDTLFARMAKWSEAIGRFSDWY; from the exons ATGTCGCCACCAGAAACagatacaacaacaataagaacgAATACAGAAGCTACTGCCTATATTGCAGCATTGGATGTTGGAACCACTAGCGTGAGATGTTTTATATTGGACGAGAAATGTGCGGTCAAAGGGTCATCAACAGATGCT GTAGAGCTATTAAATCCCCAACCGGGTTTCTTTGAAATCGAACCTGAATGCCTGTGGCGTAAGGTTGTCAAAGTTATAAAGGAAGCCATAAGAG ATGCCAAGCTGTTGCCCTCAGAAATTACCTGCCTAACCATATCCACACAACGTTGCACATTTCTAACTTGGAATCATAAAACGAATGAATACTATCATAACTTTATCACCTGGAAGGATTTGCGAGCCGATGATCTGGTCGAGCAATGGAATTCCGGTTGCATGAAGCGTACAATGAATGGTTTCTTCTATGGCCTTTATTTGGCTACCAGAAATTCACGTTTTCTGGCCGGAAGTATGCTCAAATTGATGAATGGTCAGGTTACACCAAGATTGCTCTACGAGATTGCCCACAATAGGCGCCTTCAGCAAGCTAttagagagaatacagtccGCCTGGAGTTGCTGGACTCATGGCTTCTATACAAATTGCGTTCCGGTGGTCATGCGGCCCAGCAGACGGAGAATATAGAACATATCACCGATATAACCTCAAGCACAGCCACTGGACTCTTTGATCCATTCACGCTCAGTTGGTCGAATATGATTAGTTGGATGTTTGGCATTGAT CTTAACATCCTCCCTCGTGTTGTCGACAATGGGTATAATGGCTTTGGTCATGTGAATCCCATTGCCTTTGGCCAGGATTGGGCCCATACTCGCATACCAATTGCTTCATCCTGCAGCGATCAAACAGCCGCCATATGGGGCTCCCATTGCTTTCGCTCCAATGACGTTAAAGTCACCATGGGAACGGGTGCATTTCTCAATTTAGTCACTGGATCCCAGTGCCATGCATCAATTAGTGGCATGTATCCGCTGGTGGCCTGGCAATTAAACGATAAGCATAAATTCAACCAACAGAATGCCATCTATTGCATTGAGGGGGCATCCCATGATTTTGGCACTGTCATCACTTGGGCTCAGTCATGTGAGCTGTTCAGCCACCCCAAAGAGACATCAGCCATTGCAAAATCCGTTGCAGATACAAATGATGTATACTTTATACCTGCATTTAGTGGTTTAGGG CCACCTGTGAATGATTATCGTGCTGCTAGCGGATTCATTGGCATGACACCGTCCACTACCAAAGCCCATTTGGTACGAGCTTTGCTAGAAAGCATTGTTTTTCGTGTGGTGCAACTAATCGACGCGGCCGAAAAGGAGACCAACCAGAAACTGCATCTAATCAA AGTCGATGGTGGCGTTTCTCGGAATGATTTCGTTTGCCAATTTCTGGCTGATCTCAGTCAATTGAAGGTTGAACGGGCCCAAAATGCCGAATCTAGCATTATGGGTGCCACATTTATGGCTGGCATTAATCATGGCATTTGGCATGATTTCGATGATCTCAAAAGATTTCGTCAAGTGGAATGTGTGTTCCAGCCGCAATCGAAACACTATGACACACTTTTCGCACGAATGGCCAAGTGGAGTGAGGCCATTGGACGATTTAGTGATTGGTATTAG
- the LOC6646303 gene encoding CRAL-TRIO domain-containing protein C3H8.02 — MSSEELAPVNEQDLKDLKERMKLIVDADPTQYHNDFSLRRYLRAFKTTDAAFQAILKTNKWRETYGVAKLGDMDRSGLEGKARVLRHRDCIGRPVVYIPAKNHNASARDIDELTRFIVYNLEEACKKCFEEVTDRLCIVFDLADFSTSCMDYQLVQNLIWLLSKHFPERLGICLIINSPGLFSTIWPAIRVLLDDNTAKKVKFVGDEVELCQYLIPDILPTDM, encoded by the exons ATGTCGTCCGAGGAGTTGGCACCAGTTAACGAACAAGACCTAAAGGATCTGAAGGAGCGAATGAAACTGATAGTCGATGCAGACCCTACTCAATACCATAATGATTTCTCCTTGAGGCGCTATTTGAGAGCATTTAAGACGACAGATGCCGCATTCCAA GCCATATTGAAGACAAACAAATGGCGCGAAACATATGGCGTGGCCAAGCTGGGCGACATGGATCGCAGTGGTCTGGAGGGCAAGGCTCGGGTATTGCGTCATCGTGACTGCATTGGCCGTCCAGTAGTCTACATTCCAGCTAAAAACCACAATGCTTCTGCACGTGACATTGATGAGTTGACTCGCTTTATAGTGTACAATCTGGAGGAGGCTTGCAAAAAGTGTTTTGAGGAGGTAACCGATCGGTTGTGCATTGTTTTTGATCTAGCCGACTTTAGTACCTCCTGCATGGACTATCAGCTGGTTCAGAACCTCATTTGGCTGCTGAGCAAGCATTTTCCGGAACGTCTTGGAATTTGTTTAATCATCAATTCACCAGGATTGTTTTCCACCATTTGGCCAGCAATCCGAGTGCTTTTAGATGATAACACCGCCAAGAAGGTCAAATTTGTTGGCGATGAAGTGGAGCTATGTCAATATCTTATACCAGACATTCTTCCAACGGATATGTAA